The genomic DNA GTGAGCGGAACGACGCGCCTCTGGGACAATCAGGCACTCCTGGCCGTCGCGACACTCCGCGACCCGGCCCGCACTCGCATCATGCGCTGGCTCTCGGATCTCGGCAACTGGCAATGGGAAGTGCCGCTCGCGTTCGGCATCGCCATGGCGCTGGGCCTTCGCTCGAAAAGGAACGCTGCGCGACGATTTCTCGCGATCGGCGTGTCGGGCGAACTCCTCTACGCGGCCAGCAAGTTCCTCTTCCATCGGCCCCGGCCAACGATCATCCCGCACCTGGGGCAGGCCGGCTGGTATTCCTACCCATCGGGCCATGCGATGCTCGCGGTGATTCTGTGGGGGTATGGGCTGGCGGAACTCGCCACGATCGTCGACTGGCGCGGGGGCAAGATGGTAATGTGGCTTCTCGCCGTTGTCCTGCCGTGCGCCATCGCCTCGTCGCGCGTCTATCTCGGCGTACACTACCCGAGCGACGTGCTCGGTGCGCTCTGTCTCGGCGTGGCGTGGGTCCTGCTCTGGTCGGCACCGCCATCGGAATCGCCCAGCCAGCTGGAGACTTCGGCCGCACCCTCGATCAAGTAGCCGATCCGATCCGAAAGCTCGCGCGCCGCGTCGAGGTCGGCAGTGAGCGACGAGGCCGCGGTGTGATCGGTCGTCATCCGCAGCAGCCCGAGGCGCAACGTCTCGATCGCCGCCACCGCGCGTTGCAGACGATCGGCCCACGCCGGATCATCGCCGTGCGCGAGATGGGTGCGGGCCCGTGCCGCAGCGTCCTCGAGCCGCGCGACAACATTCGGGAGGTCCGACAGGACGTTGCGGTCGGCCTGCGGCAACGCACCGAACAAGGTCGCGGTGATGTCGCCAAGGGCTGTCTCGGTCTTGCGCCAGCCGGTCCAGCGCCGCACGACGCGCTGCTTGAGCCCGGCCGACGCCACGCGCCCGGCGAGGTCACCAAGCGGCGAATTCCAGAACCAGAGTCGCACCCTCGCGAAGTGATCGCGGATCCCGACGCGCCGGCCGGGAAAGACCAGTCCGAAGAGTGCGCCCCCTATCGTTGCCGTGGTGAACGCCGCGAAGAGCGCGAAGAAGTCGCGCGACATCGGCCCGCCGGTGCTGATGAAGACGCCGCCGAACAACGACGCGACCGCGCCACAGAATGCGAAGTACGTGAGCACGCGGATCAATCGCGCCAGCGGGTGCACCGGGCGCGACGCCTCGTAGCGTAGCTCCTCTTCGCGACGCTCCAGCGCCACGAGCGTGCCGTGGCGGAGATCATCGAGCGTGGCGCCGGCTTCGATCGCCTTGCGCGTTTCGCTCAGCCGCCACAGCGCGTGCGCGATCCACGGGGCCACCGTTGCCGCGGCGCACATCGCCATGAAGGCGACTGCCTGCCACGGCCAGAGTCCGGTGAGGAGCGCTCCCACCAACGCCATCGTGCCGACGCCATAGAAGAAGCACGACCAGATGACATAGATCCCCTTGAGCTCGCGACCGCGCTCCACCCAGACGCGCACCGGGACCGAGAGTTCTCCACTGGTCGTGATCGACGCGCCGAGCGCTTCGGCAAACGCTTCCGCCGAGTCGAAGCGGAGGTCGGGACTCTTCTCGAGCGCGCGATCGATCGCGTTGGCGAAGATCGACGGCGTGCCCGGGGCCGCCTCGATCAGCGGCGTCGCGCGCCGGGTGATATGCTGCGCCAGGAGCTGCTGGATATCGCCTTCAAATGGCGGCCGCCCCACGATACAGTGATATCCGACGGCGCCGAGGGCATAGAGATCGCTCCGGCCGTCGACCTCTTCGCCTGCGGCCTGTTCCGGCGCGACGTATTCCGGCGTGCCGACCACCGGGTGCCGGAGGCCGTCGCCCGCTCCCATCAGTCGCGCGATGCCGAAATCGGTGACGACAGCGCGATCACTTCCCGCCTCGAGGAGGATGTTGTCGGGTTTGACGTCACGGTGGATCACATGCTGCGCGTGGGCGTAGGCAAGCGCGTAGGCGGTGTCCCGCAGGACCCTCGTGGTAGTGACATGTCCGAGATTTCCGACGCGACGCAGTCGCTCCCCGAGCGTCTCGCCTTCGACGTACCGCATGGCGTAAAAGACGAACGGTCCCGCCTCCTCGACGGCGTGGATCGGGACGATGTTGGGATGGGCAAGGCGCGCCGCCATTCGCGCCTCGTCGAGGAAACGCTGGCGAAGGTCGACGCGAGAGGCACGTTCCGGCGGCAGGAGCTTGAGCGCCACTGGCCGATCGAGGCGGACGTCGCGGGCGAGATAGACGATGCCCATCCCGCCGCGGCCGATTTCGCGCTCAAGTGAATAGCGCCCGGCGAGCGCCTCCTGCAAGGCGAGAAAGACGGCGTCGGGGCGAGAGGTAGGGTCGGGCATCGGTGCTGTAGAATACCTAACGTCAACAGCCGGTCGCAGATTCGCGGCCGGCTGTCCGTTGACTCACTCCCCGGCGGTCGCCGGAGTGCCGCTACTTGTTGCTGACGTTCGGTCCGCCGAGTTCGCCGTCGTCACCGAGATCGGCCGGGACCACGACGCCATGGGCGCCGAGCTTCCGGAAGAGATCCCATTGCGCTGCCTTGGCTGCCGACTCGGCGCCACCGTTGTACATCGCGGCGATGATCAGCGTCCCGTCGTTGCGACCGAGGTATCCCACCAGCGTCGAGACGTTGGTCAGCGTGCCGGTCTTGGCGCGGACCACGCCCGCTTCCGGCAACCCGCTGGCGAGCCGGCGCAGCGTACCGAAGCCGTTTGCGGGGAAGAGCATCGGGAAGTTTCGCCCGGCCGCTGTCTGCGGGATCTTCGCGAGGTACGTGGTGAAGACGATCGGCGCCACGCGATCCTCTTCCGAAAGGCCGCTGCCATCCACCATGTGCACGCCATCGAGCCCGGTCACCTTGCGCACGAAGTCGGTGAGCTGACTCGCGGGCGTCGTATTGCTGCCGCCCCAGAGGAGCATCATCTCGGCGCCGATGTTGAGCGAGCGGGTGTTGACCTCGTGCGCGATCGAATCGAACGTCGCCGACGCGACCTCGGCGAGGACGCGCTTGTTGGCCATCCCGGGCGCCGAGATTCCCGACGCACGGGTCCACTGAATCCCGGCCGCAGACGTGGCGTGCTGCCAGACCGCTTCGAGAACGGCGGTCGGATCGGTCGACACCGCTTCAAAACGCCGGGCGCGGCCGTGCAATCCGATCTTGCCGCTCACCACCCAGTGGCCATCCTTGCCGGCCGAGAAGTGCAGGCCGGTGCCGCGACCCGCCACGGTCTTCGCCGCCATCTCGACCAGTGATCCGACGCCACTCGGTGCATCACCGATGACGACCGGGCGCGCACCAAGCTTGGCGCCGGGACCGACGGTCACCGAGACGACATTTTCGTTGAGCGTGATCGGACCGATCGGCGGTGCGTAGATCCGGCCGCGGAAACGGTCGGACCAGACCGCGGGATAAATCGAGCGCGGCGCACCGACGGTCGTCGCCGAGCTGGTCGTGACGTCGAGCGGCCCGACAAGACGGCGAATACCGATTGCAGCGAGCTGCTGGGCAAGCTGTTCCAGGGTCGGCCCGGCGCGGTCCGCGCGCTCGAGGGTCGGATCGCCGTTCATCTCCAGCGCCCACCGCCCCACCCAGGTTCCGCTTGCCGAATCGACGTGTCCCGACCCGATCACCCGGGTGGCGCGGCGTGCATCGCCGCCGACCTCGGTCCGCGTGAATCCCGTGGTGAGCACCTTCGCGGTCGACGCCGGGATCATCGGCGTGTCGGCGTTCATTTGCCAGAGGACCTTGCCGGTCTGATCGGCAATGACGATGCCCCACGTCCCCGGCGCGCGGTGCGACGCCCGGGTCCACCAGGCGTTCATCACCGGCGTCACATCGGCCGCGGTCGTCTGCGCCTGCAGTCGCGGAGCATGCGCCGCGGCCGGGACGGCGACGAGGAGGGCGGTGATGGCGGCGCGACAGGACATCGGAATCCGTGGTGAGTGGTCCATTGGCATTAGAACAAGACGATTTCGACCGCTGTTCCTAGACCTATTTCAAATGCAACTTCGCGATCGTCTGGAGCTGCATGTTGCTGGTGCCTTCGTAAATCACGCCGATCTTGGCGTCGCGGTAGAACTTTTCTACTGGATATTCGCGGCTGTAACCGTAACCGCCGAAAAGCTCTACGGCCTGACCTGCGATCCGGTTGGCGGTCACTGATGAGAAGAGTTTCGCCATCGCCGCCTCCCGGGTGAAGGGAAGGCCGGCATCCTTGAGCCGAGCGGCGTTGTAGACCATCAGGCGGGCGGCCTCGAGGTCGGTCGCCATCTGGGCCACCTGGAACTGCACACCTTGAAACTCTGCAAGTGTCTTGCCGAACTGCTTCCGCTCCCGGATGTATCGCAAGGCCGCATCGAGCGCGCCCTGCGCGACGCCGACCATCTGCGCCCCGATCCCGATCCGCCCTTCGTTGAGCGTCTCGATCGAGATCTTGTACCCCTGGCCGACCGGGCCCAGGACGTTGGCTGCTGGGACGCGGCAGTTTTCGAGGATCAGCTCCACCGTGCTCGATGCCCGGATACCGAGTTTCTTCTCGCGCTTGCCGACGGAGAAGCCGGGAAACTCGCGCTCGACCAGGAAGGCCGTGATCCCCTTGTACCCCTTGGACGGATCGACGTTGGCGAAGACGATGAAGATGCCGGCCTCCGCGCCGCTGGTGATCCAGAACTTCCGGCCGGTCAGGAGCCAGTCATTGCCCTCTTGCGTTGCGCGACATTCAAGGGCGAACGCGTCAGATCCCGACGCCGGCTCGGAGAGCGCGAAGGCGCCGAGCAGGTCGGTGGTAAGGCGCGGGAAGTAGCGCGCCTTCTGCTCGTCATTCCCCCAGCGGATCAGCGCGTTGTTGAAGAGCGTGTTGTGGACGTCAACATAGATCGCCGCCGACGCGTCGACGCGGGCAAGTTCCTCGATCGCGAGCATGGCGAGGAAGATCGTCGCGCCCGCGCCGCCGTATTGCTCCGGGATCTCGATCCCCATCAGGCCGAGCTCGAAGAACTTGGTGATCAGGTCGGGGCGCATCTGCGACGCTTCATCCATCTCGTGGACGTGCGGTGCCACCTCGGTTTCTGCGAATTCACGCACCGTCTGGCGGAAGAGTTCCTCTTCCTCGGAGAGGACGGAGAGTGGCGTGGCGGCGGCGGCGACGGTCATCGAGCGACTCAGCTGTGGGAGAACGGAAAAGATAAAAGAGAACCGGGGCGAGAGAAGGGAACGGGTGGTACGCGTCGAGCTACTGCAGCACCTCCAGGGCGACGTCCACCTTCCCGAGCGGGGCCGATACCTGCACACCAGCCATCTGCCCGCGGATCGCGGCCAGCATCTCTCGCGCAATGGCAATCCCCTCGGCCAATGCTGCGTCCTTGCCGCGTTCGCTGGCGGTTCGCATCCGGTGCAGCGTGCTCGCCGGCACGGTGACCCCGGGGACTTCGTTCGCGAGGAATTCCGCGTTGCGCAGCGACACCAGCGGCCAGATCCCGGCGATAATCGGAATCCGGAACGCGGCAGCTCGCTCGAGGAACCGCTCCAGCTGCGCCTGGTCGAAGACGGGCTGCGTCATCGCGAAGCGCGCCCCCGCTTCGACCTTCCACGCGAAGCGGCGCAGTTCCCGATCGAGGTCGACCGCCGCCGGATTCACGCCCACGCCGGGGACAAAGCGCGTTGGTGCGCCGATCGGATTGCCGCCCGGATCGAGGCCGCGGTTCAGCCGCGATACCAGGTTGGTCAGGCCGATCGAATCGATGTCGAAGACCGCGGTGGCATCGGGATACGGCCCCATCTTGGGCGGATCGCCGGTCACGATCAGGAGGTTGCGCAGTCCCGCCGCTGACGCGCCCAGAAGATCGGAGAGCATGCCGAGGAGGTTGCGGTCCCGGCAGGCGTAGTGAACCACCGCTTCGAGACCGACATCGCGCTCGATCAGCAATCCGGAGATCAGCGCCCCCTGCCGGCTTTGTGCCCGCGGGCCGTCGGGAATGTTGACCGCATCGATCCCCGCCGCCTTGAGCGCCCGTGCCTGAGCCAGCATCGGCCCGGGATCGACGCCGCGCGGGGGCACCACTTCCACCGTGGTGATCCACGAACCGGTCGCCAGCTTGGCGCCGAAGTTCGATCGCTGGTCGAGTGCGACTTCGGAGGTCCCCTGCGCCGTGCCGGCCACGGCAGAGACCGGTATTGTCGTCGACGGAGTTCGTGGCTGGGTACTCCGCACGAACGATCGGATCGCGCGCACGTGCGACGGCGTGGTCCCGCAGCATCCGCCGACAAATCGCACGCCGAGTTCAACCATTCGGCGCGCGTACTCGGCGACGTACTCCGGCGAGGCCATGTAGATCTTGCGGTCGGCGACATCGCGCGGCAGTCCGGCGTTCGGTTGCGCCGATACCGGGACGCTCACCACGCGCACCAAACGCTCGGCGGTCTCGAGCACCACCTGCGGGCCGATCGAACAGTTGACCCCGATCACGTCGGCGCCGGCACCCTCCAGCGCCGGACCGAACGCCTCGGGGGCGGTACCATACGCGGTGCGTCCATCGAGGCCAACCGTCACCTGCGCGATGATCGCGAGGTCGCTCCGGTCGCGCACCGCGCGGATGGCGGCTTCGAGTTCGGCCACATCGGAGAACGTTTCCAGGCAGAATCCGTCGACGCCGCCGGCAAGCAGGCCGTCGATCTGCCGCCCGAACATCGCAGCCGCTTCGTCACGCCCCAGTTCGCCGAACGGTTCCAGCCGGACACCGAGGGGACCGATCGCTCCGACGATGGTGCAGGAGGAATCGACCGCACCGCGGGCGAGACGCGCCGCCGCCGCGTTGAGTGATTCGACGTCGGCGCCGAGCCCGTACTGTGCGAGCTTGGCCGGATTGGCGCCGAAGGTGTTGGTCTCGATGATTTCCGCGCCGGCGTCGGCGTACGCCGCGTGGACGCTCGCGACGACATCCGGCGCCTTCGTCACCAGCTCGTCGAAGCAGGCGTTGAGGAAAACTCCCTTGTCGTACAGCATCGTCCCCATCGCGCCGTCGATGAGATGGACGCGGCGGTCGGCGATCAACTCGCGGAGCGTGGTCATCGCCCCGCCCGCGCGTAGCCGAGGACCGGCGAGAGCCACCGTTCGGCGGTGGCAAGGTCCCACCCTTTGCGGCGCGCATAATCCTCGACCTGGTCGCGGCCGATCCGGCCGACGCCGAAGTACCGCGCGTCCGGCCGCCAGAAATACCAGCCGCTCACCGACGCCCCCGGCCACATCGCGAACGATTCCGTCAGCGTGATCCCGGTGGTGCGTTCGAGGTCGAGGAGCGCGCGGATGGTTTCCTTTTCGGTGTGATCAGGCGTCGCGGGATACCCGGGGGCAGGGCGGATCCCCTGATAGCGTTCGTGGATCAGCGCATCGTTGTCGAGGCATTCGTCGGGCGCGTATCCCCAGTGCGTCCGGCGGACCTCTTCGTGAAGCCGTTCGGCGAAGGCCTCCGCGAGCCGGTCGGCGAGTGCCGACAGGATGATCGCGCGATAATCGTCGTGCTGACGTTTGGCGGCGTCGGTCAGCTCGGTGAGTCCGTGCCCCGTGGTCACGGCAAATGCGCCGACATAGTCTGCGACCCCGGAGGCCACCGGTGCCACAAAATCGGCGAGCGCGATGGACGGACGGTTGTCCTTGCGCTGCGCCTGCTGGCGAAGGGTGTGCACCCTCGCCCGTTCGGTGTCGCGACTATCGTCCTGGTACAGGATGATGTCGTCGCCCCACGCGTTCGCCGGCCAGAACCCGACGACACCGCGCGCGACCAGCGTGCCACGCGCTTCGACCTCGTCCAGGATCCGCGATGCATCGGCAAAGAGGTCGCTCGCCGCGCGACCGTGGTCGGGATGCGTGAGAATCGCCGGATACGCGCCGGGCATCTCCCACGCCTGGAAGAACGGCGTCCAGTCGATGCGGCGCCGCAGATCGGCGAGCGGCCACCGGTCGAACGCGCGGATCCCGACAACACTCGGCACCGGCGGCGGAATCGTGAGATCCACGGGGAAGGCGTTGCGGCGGGCGGCCTCAATCGTCAGCAGCGTTCCTTCGTGCTCACCCGCCCGTGCCGCGCGAATCCCCGCATACTCCGCGGCAACCGACGCGGCAAAGGCCGGACGTTGCGCCGGATCGCGGAGTGCATTCGCCACGGGGACCGCGCGCGACGCATCGAGGACGTGCACCACCGGCCCGGTGTACGCCGGTGCGATGCGCAGCGCAGTGTGGGTGCGGGATGTGGTCGCACCACCGATCAGGATCGGGACGTCGAACCGCTCACGCTCGAATTCCGACGCCACGAACGCCATCTCGTCGAGCGACGGCGTGATCAGCCCCGATAATCCCACCATGTCGACCTGCTCGCGGCGCGCCGTTTCGATGATCGTTGCCGCGGAGACCATCACGCCGAGATCGATGACTTCCCATTCGTTGCACTGCAACACCACGCCGACGATGTTCTTGCCGATGTCGTGTACGTCGCCCTTTACCGTGGCGAGGAGGATCCGGCCGCTGCGGCGCGGCGACCCACCGCCACGCTGCGCCTCGAGGAACGGAATCAGGTAGGCGACCGCGCGCTTCATCACGCGCGCACTCTTCACCACCTGGGGAAGAAACATCTTCCCGGCCGCAAACAGATCGCCGACGATGTTCATCCCCGCCATCAGCGGCCCTTCGATCACGTCGAGTGGTCGCGCCGCGAGCTGCCGCGCTTCTTCGGTGTCGGCTTCAATGAACTCGACGATGCCATGCACCAGCGCGTGGGATAGTCGTTCGGAAGGCGTGCCATTGCGCCAGGAGAGATCGGCGGTCGCGGCGGCGCGGCCCTTGGCACGATCGGCGACCTCGAGCAGCCGCTCGGTCGCGTCGGCGCGCCGATTCCAGAGGACGTCGGCGACGCGTTCGCGCAGTTCCGGATCGAGATCGTCGATCACCGGAAGCTGGCCGGCGTTGACGATCCCCATGTCGAGTCCGGCGGCAATCGTCCGCTCGAGGAAGACAGCGTGGATCGCCTCGCGGACCGCATCGTTGCCGCGGAAGGAGAACGAGACGTTGCTGATCCCGCCGCTGGTGAGTGCGCCGGGACAGCGCTGCTTCACCTGGCGAACCGCTTCAACGAAGGCATTGCCGTAATCGGCGTGCGCTTCGATGCCGGTCCCCACCGCGAAGACGTTGGCGTCGAGAATCACATCGCCCGGCGCGAACCCGACGCGATCGACCAGGATGCGGAACGCCCGCTCGAGAATCGCAACCCGCTGCTCGACCGTGTCGGCCTGGCCATGCTCGTCGAACGCCATCACCACTGCCGCAGCACCGTAGCGCCGCACCAGGCGCGCCTGCTCGAGGAATCTCGCCTCCCCCTCCTTGAGCGACAGCGAATTCACCACGCTCTTCCCCTGCAGCGCCTTGAGCCCGGACTCGATTACCGACCACTTCGACGAATCGACCATCACCGGCACCCGCGCGATCGCAGGGTCGGACGCGATCAACCGGAGGAAGGTCGACATCGCCGCCTCGCCGTCGAGCAGCCCCTCGTCGAAGTTGACATCGATCATCTGCGCGCCGGCATCGACCTGCTGGCGTGCCACTTCGAGCGCCGCTTCATACTGCTGGTCCTGGATGAGTTTCGCGAAGCGTCGCGATCCGGTCACGTTGGTGCGCTCGCCGACGTTGACGAAGAGCGAATCGGGACGAATGAAGAACGGCTCGAGGCCGGCGAGCGCGGTGATTGCCGGCGCGGACGACGGAACTCGCGGCTTGACGCCGCGGATCGCCTCCGCGATCGCCGCGATATGATCGGGCGTCGTGCCGCAACAACCGCCGACGATGTTGACCAGCCCAGACCGCGCCCACTCTCCGATCTCGTTCGCCATCGTCGCCGCGTCGAGATCATAGCCGCCGAGGGCGTTGGGCAGCCCCGCGTTGGGGTGGGCACTCACCGCCACATCGGCGATGCGTGCGAGGTCCTGTACATGCTGCCGGAGCAGGTCGGGTCCGAGCGCGCAATTCAGCCCGATCGACAGCGGGCGCGCGTGTGCCAGGGAGATCCAGAACGCTTCGGCTGTCTGTCCCGAGAGGGTCCGCCCGCTGCGATCGGTGATCGTCCCCGAGATCATCACCGGGACGCGGAAGCCGAGGTCGTCGAAGAGCTGCTCGACGCCGAAGACCGCCGCCTTCGCGTTGAGCGTGTCGAACACCGTTTCGATCAGCAGCACGTCGGCGCCGCCATCGATCAATCCACGCGCCGCCTCACGATACGCCGCCGCGAGCTGATCGAAGGAGACATTGCGGAAGGCGGGATCGTCGACGCGAGGCGAGAGCGAGGCCGTCCCCGAGGTCGGGCCGAGGACACCAGCGACGTACCGTGGTCGATCGGCGGTCTCGAACGCGTCAGCCGCGTCGCGCGCCACCCGAGCCGCAGCGACGTTGATTTCGTGAACCGCCTCCTGCGTGCCATACTCCGCCTGCGAGATCCGCGTGGCATTGAACGAATTCGTCTCGACGATGTCGGCGCCGGCGCGGAGATATGCGGCGTGTATCTCCCCGACCACGTCGGGCCGGGTGATGCAGAGGAGATCGTGATTTCCCTTGAGGTCGCGATGCGAATCGGCGAACCGCTCGCCGCGATAGTCGGCTTCGGTCAATCCGACCCGCTGCAGCATCGTTCCCATTGCCCCGTCGAGGAGCAGGATGCGCTCGGCGAGCAGCGGCTCCAGCCGATGCAGGCGCGACGTACGCTGATGAAGAGGGTCGGTCACGTGGCTAGAAGAGTCCCCGCATCACGACGCCTTCGGCCACATACAGCAGGAAGTACGCGACGATCGGGGTCACGTCGAAGATCCCGATCGGCGGAATGACGCGGTGCAGCGGCTCGATGAGCCAGTCGGTGAGGATGTTCACGATCCGCATCGGACCGGCATGTGGGTTGATGCTCAACCAGGAGGCGATCACGCGGATCATGATCGCGAACATGAGGATCTCGAACACCGAGTGCACCAGCAATGCGACGAGGAAGCCGCTCTCCGCGCTCTGGTAGGCACTCACGATGAAGCCGATCAACCAGTTGATCAGCGCGATGAACGCCAGGCCGGCAACCACGACCACGCCGACCAGCCAGATCGGGGCATCCTGGGGATTGGCGCCGGCGCGCGCGAGGCGCCGCTCCAGCGGGACCACGACCGGATCGCTGCTGCGGCGCACCAGGCGCGCCCAGCCGCCGAACGCCGACAGCGATCCGCGGCGCACGGCCCAGTGCGTGAGTGCCACGACCATGGCGCATGCAAAAGCGCCCGCCACAAGGATGCGGGCGCCGTAGACGATGTCGAGGAGCAGGCTGTCGGACAACCGCTGCTACTCCATCACGAACTCGCGTGCGAAGGCGACTTCGAATGCGAAGGTCTTCGCGCGCGAACGCGTCTCCATCAAATCGGCGATTCGCTTGAGTCGCTCCGGGACCTCGAGCATCCGCTCCTGCGCCTTGCGGCCCCAATCATCGAGCCCTTCGAGCGCCTCGATCCGCCAGTGCGACAGCTGATCCTGCACGATGCGCAGGTAATCGCGCGGCCCGTAGATCCCTGACCGGCGAATCACGTCGGCGAATTCCTTGAAGCCGGGAATCGTGACGCCCGGCATGTCGATCGCCGGCAGCACCTGTGCCGCCGAGCGAAGTGCCTCGCTCGGATCGCGCTTGAGGATCTCGGTGAAGACCTTCCGGTAGAACGTGAAATGCCGCGCCTCTTCCATCGCGATTTTCGCGAGAATGCCCCCGAGGAGCGGTTCGTATTCCTGGATCACGCGTCCCGTGTTGGCGTGCGAGTATTGCGTGGCGCGCTCCTGAAGCGTGGTGTAGACGAAGACGCGGTACGGGTCCTTGTCCCACTCCGGGTTGAACCCCGCCTTGATGTACTCGAACTTGAGCTGCTCCATCTTGCGCTGATCCACAACGTTGGTGTCGCGCATGTATTCGCTCAACACCGTGCCGTGACGATCTTCTTCTGCGGTCCAGAGATTGTTCCAGTTGCGCCAGTGGGAATCCTCGCCGAGATAGACGGCGATGATCCGGTGGAAATGCGGCAGCCCTTCCTCGGTCAGGGTGTTGAGGGCGAGCGCTGCCCGGCAGGCGTCCGGGATCCCGGCCACCCGCTCCCGGAGCGAACGCAAATGCTCCGCGGGGTCGACGCCGGCCGGTGCCGCGAGGAGCTCGGTCGGAAACCAGAGCTCTCGCTTCCGGTCGTGCTCGACCATCATCTCGTGCACGGTGTTTTCGAGGTCCCGGAGAACCTCGACCTTCCGTGCCATCCGCCGTGCTGCGTCTGTCAGACTCATCAGCGTCCCGGTTGAACTTCCACGTTGCCGACCCGACGATCGTCCGCTTCACGATCCGGGCCAGCGGAGCCTTGGGCCGCGATGACGATCCACCGCGGATTCGAACGCTATAACAATGGTGAATTGCGGGCCGTTCCGAAAGGCATGCGACTCGAACCGCTGCCAACGCAAAGCAGTCTAATGGATTATCAGACAACGACTTACGACTATTTTGCCCGGCACTGCTCCGAGATCGCTTCGCGGTTCTGGCAGGCGATGGCGTCGTTCATTCCCTGGGCGAGAGGGCCGCATGCCGTGGTCTGGGCCGACCGGGCGGCTTCGGCCTCGGTCTCGTGGGATGCGGTGGCACAGTTGGTTTTGCCGTTGTAGGCGACGCAGACCTTGCAGGTCACTTTCTGGGCCGAGAGCGTCGACCAGGCGAGAAATGCGATGAATGCCAGGATCACGGCAGCGGTGATGAGGGGCTTCGGCTTCATGCGCAGAATCTAGCGGGCCAGGAAGGCGTCAGCCGGGATGGCAACATCCTCGCGGCGTCACAGCAGCAGCGTGCCGTGCAGGATGGCGAAGGCCACGGAGAAGTAGATCACCAGGCCGGTGACGTCGACCAGGGTGGCGACGAATGGCGCCGACGCGCTCGCAGGGTCGAGCTTGCAGGCCCGCAGCACGAACGGCAGCATCGACCCGGCCACCGAACCGAAGAGGACGACGCCGATCAGCGCCGCGAAGACCGTCGCTGCCACGAGCATGTAGTGCGGGCCATAGTCATAGCCGAGTTCGAGCCCGAGCAGTGTGCGGTGGTGCTTTGACAATACCTGCCAGAGGAGGACCCGGCAGAAGCCGATGGTCCCGAGCATGGTGCCGAGCGCGGCGCCGGTCGGAATGTCCCGAACCAGGGCGCGCCACCAGTCGCGAAGCGTGAGCTCGTTCACCGCCATCGCGCGGATCACCAGCGACGTCGATTGCGAACCCGAATTTCCTCCCGACGAAATGATCAGCG from Gemmatimonadales bacterium includes the following:
- the metH gene encoding methionine synthase: MTDPLHQRTSRLHRLEPLLAERILLLDGAMGTMLQRVGLTEADYRGERFADSHRDLKGNHDLLCITRPDVVGEIHAAYLRAGADIVETNSFNATRISQAEYGTQEAVHEINVAAARVARDAADAFETADRPRYVAGVLGPTSGTASLSPRVDDPAFRNVSFDQLAAAYREAARGLIDGGADVLLIETVFDTLNAKAAVFGVEQLFDDLGFRVPVMISGTITDRSGRTLSGQTAEAFWISLAHARPLSIGLNCALGPDLLRQHVQDLARIADVAVSAHPNAGLPNALGGYDLDAATMANEIGEWARSGLVNIVGGCCGTTPDHIAAIAEAIRGVKPRVPSSAPAITALAGLEPFFIRPDSLFVNVGERTNVTGSRRFAKLIQDQQYEAALEVARQQVDAGAQMIDVNFDEGLLDGEAAMSTFLRLIASDPAIARVPVMVDSSKWSVIESGLKALQGKSVVNSLSLKEGEARFLEQARLVRRYGAAAVVMAFDEHGQADTVEQRVAILERAFRILVDRVGFAPGDVILDANVFAVGTGIEAHADYGNAFVEAVRQVKQRCPGALTSGGISNVSFSFRGNDAVREAIHAVFLERTIAAGLDMGIVNAGQLPVIDDLDPELRERVADVLWNRRADATERLLEVADRAKGRAAATADLSWRNGTPSERLSHALVHGIVEFIEADTEEARQLAARPLDVIEGPLMAGMNIVGDLFAAGKMFLPQVVKSARVMKRAVAYLIPFLEAQRGGGSPRRSGRILLATVKGDVHDIGKNIVGVVLQCNEWEVIDLGVMVSAATIIETARREQVDMVGLSGLITPSLDEMAFVASEFERERFDVPILIGGATTSRTHTALRIAPAYTGPVVHVLDASRAVPVANALRDPAQRPAFAASVAAEYAGIRAARAGEHEGTLLTIEAARRNAFPVDLTIPPPVPSVVGIRAFDRWPLADLRRRIDWTPFFQAWEMPGAYPAILTHPDHGRAASDLFADASRILDEVEARGTLVARGVVGFWPANAWGDDIILYQDDSRDTERARVHTLRQQAQRKDNRPSIALADFVAPVASGVADYVGAFAVTTGHGLTELTDAAKRQHDDYRAIILSALADRLAEAFAERLHEEVRRTHWGYAPDECLDNDALIHERYQGIRPAPGYPATPDHTEKETIRALLDLERTTGITLTESFAMWPGASVSGWYFWRPDARYFGVGRIGRDQVEDYARRKGWDLATAERWLSPVLGYARAGR
- a CDS encoding YggT family protein produces the protein MSDSLLLDIVYGARILVAGAFACAMVVALTHWAVRRGSLSAFGGWARLVRRSSDPVVVPLERRLARAGANPQDAPIWLVGVVVVAGLAFIALINWLIGFIVSAYQSAESGFLVALLVHSVFEILMFAIMIRVIASWLSINPHAGPMRIVNILTDWLIEPLHRVIPPIGIFDVTPIVAYFLLYVAEGVVMRGLF
- a CDS encoding acyl-ACP desaturase — protein: MSLTDAARRMARKVEVLRDLENTVHEMMVEHDRKRELWFPTELLAAPAGVDPAEHLRSLRERVAGIPDACRAALALNTLTEEGLPHFHRIIAVYLGEDSHWRNWNNLWTAEEDRHGTVLSEYMRDTNVVDQRKMEQLKFEYIKAGFNPEWDKDPYRVFVYTTLQERATQYSHANTGRVIQEYEPLLGGILAKIAMEEARHFTFYRKVFTEILKRDPSEALRSAAQVLPAIDMPGVTIPGFKEFADVIRRSGIYGPRDYLRIVQDQLSHWRIEALEGLDDWGRKAQERMLEVPERLKRIADLMETRSRAKTFAFEVAFAREFVME